The DNA sequence TTACCAGATTCATCAGATGAACAATACAGAGACAGAGTTGAGTTCTTCACTGATGAAATCCTCAAAGGAAACTTCTCTCTCAGACTGAAGAGTGTCAGAACTGAAGATAAAGGAGTTTATATGTGTCAAGTGTTTGCTGGAGGACTCTCAGCCAACGCAACTGTGGTACTGGAACAACTGGGTGAGTCCATGAACATagcaaaaaagtaaaacaatgtcTATTTGTGCTAAATTTAGATAGATAACCTTGTTGGCAATGGCTATTTCTGTTAACTCCACCCACCATTCAAATCATTTGAATATTCTTCTGTTGAATATAGCATCTATTCTTGTTTGCACTTGGTGTAAACACAATGCTtttttatacttgtttaaaacaGTATCTACAGCTCAATGTAAGGTGCAGATAACTGCCAAAATAGTTTTAAgagcttatttaaaaaattaattgcctTGATTGCAAACCTCCTAATTATATAAGAATCAATGATTAAATATACCAAGTTGATTCAGTGTAGATGCAAATGTTATACTTGATTTGTGTTTCACAGGTTTCTCTTCTTGGCACATAGCTgtgttgtttttctgtattgttGCTGGCCCAGGAGCTGTGCTTCTGCTCTTCTCTCTGATCTACTGCAGGTCAAATAACACTGTTTGTAAGTGAACTGTTATTATGTCTTGTGATTTAACTCTGTGTTTCTCAAAGTAAGTGTTTTGTTAATTTAACTGTGATTATTCTGCATCTTCTTTCCAGCCACCAGCAACAAAATCTGGAATCTTCAGCTTTCTCTGGTCTTTTGTCCCAACATCTGTATGTTCTTTGCCTTCATGCTTTGGGGCTTtactgaaggtgagtaatttagtgtttttagttatatttgtaaacagtaaaataaaataagtataataatattaataagtaaaataatattcatataatcTTAATAATGTGGCACACTTGTTTGTatgttgtgtgtatatattctGTAATGGTTTAACTCTTCAAAACTGTCACATAACACAGTTTTTgtcattaaataatgaaatattctgTTCCAGGATCTCTGAATGAGACCATCACTTGCTGTGCTCTTTATATTCTGAGGCCGGCTATGTTGATTTGGGCTATGCAATATTTAAAGTATCTTAAAGGTAcgtacatttatttaaagttttttatttttttttaaggagttcaataaatgcattttgtagCAACATAttaacacattgcattacaatattgttagTCATTACTTCTATTGCAGTTAAATACATTAAAGTGTCAATTACTGaagcattacattttttaaaaccacAAACTCAGCCTCAGATTATTTTCTAATTATATTCTTGGCAACAATTTTGAATGTGTCAGGAAAACTGTAGAATTTGTAGTGACATAATACACTTTGTCCTACCCACAACTTAATATTGCTTAAATGCTGAGTACAAGCAATAGAACAGATATGTGATGCATAATAGTGCCATGAATCTTGTTAAAAGAAATCTTCTGTTGGAAACTGTGAACTATGAGTATGTTGATGGGTATTGAAAAtacaccattttattttttttaattcatgccTAAGAAACCTAGTTATGAAGTATCTGAGGGATTTGGCATCTGCAGGGTGATGCACAAGCATGCTTCATTGTTTCACACTGGGAGTAAGAAAATGCTGTTCTCTGTAGACAGATACTACATAATTTAGTTAATCAGGAAAGAACCAACAAATAATACAATACCATAGCAGTGCATTTGTgctttacaaaatattaatttgatgtATTCAACCCTTTCTGTTAACAGACAACCTTAAAACATGGATCAAGTTTTTCACAATAACCAGAGAACTTGGTGTTTTTACACTCGTTGTTTATTCAGGTAAGTAAATGCACATTTCACACAACATTCTCACACAAAATTAGAATATAGaataaaacattcacaaataaagcactgtttccaTCCCATGTGTTGAATCATCACTTCCTGGGAAACTGGTGCagtatatcaataataataattaaggtTGCTGCAAGCGGGGAAACCTGTGTGCTTCAGTGCGCAGATGAAACGCAATAGCAAACGCTGTCATGTTATCTTGTGTTCAGATGCCTGATGTTTGGGAATGCAATTGTGTGAGACAGTTATGGGAGGTGATTATACCAAATCATTTCAATGagcttttaaaaattatttgaaatggcATTTGATGGGATCGGTGCTGTTGACGCAAattcacatgacttttttttgaTGCGCATCAAGGAATTTATTTGAATGCAAATGTTTAGAATTTATGCATATCTTGGTGTTTctattcagtgtttttttttttctccccttttTTTGATTATTCCAAAATTCACATAAAAATCGGTGAATGGAAACATAACTGCTGCTTTATGGAATATTATTTGCTTTGCTAACTTCCAATACACTTGTCCAGAATTCATCCATTAAATCTAACCCCACTCTCCAAAATCCAGTTTTTGGCGAAAGGTATAGTTTGCATTCCTGGTAACAATCTCCTCAGTTTCTCTCGAATGTAAATTGAACGCTCATTCACAAATATCActcaactattttattttttgatcgACAAATAATCAGAAATGAACTGATTATGGTTAATCACTTTGCCCTCTCAAGGAACATTATGTTGATTGACTTCATGACATACAGTGAAAATAAATGATAGGTTAAGCTTACCGATCTCTATTtgttcactgtattttaatgttctttTCCTCTTTGTCTTTTTCTGTTCTGTGCACCTTTCCCTCTATTTATTTTGGTCATGTGTCTGTGTCTATGACAGTAATGTCAAAGGGTGAGCTGTTGGTATGTACTCGCTTGatgataaaatgcattttgaactCGTTTAAAATGCTAaacaaagataaataaaatgttttctttcattattttaacaaataagcttttgattatttataacattttattaaagaaCATGTTCACAGAATGATTTTGGCAAAAACATTATGGGAAAATGTTGTTTAGTGCATAGGGACCCCATGCAGTAAGCTGTGTATACTGCATACTCCATTTTTGTACCCCGGCCCTTCGGTACACATCGTGTTTTGGGGGTGGGTCGGTAGAAAATCACGTTCTGCGGGGGCCCCCCTGGCCGACGGGTCCCACGCAATTGCATGGTGCCCAAACATGTTACTAGGTACAGATTAAGTTAGTATGGCATCAGGTAATTCAAGCAAGATTGTTTGACGCATACTGTTCAGTTCATCACATCTTtacatatgtattatttttgcaCATGACATCATCTATCTTGTGtgacattatttttctatttctataGTTCTTTTTGCATATGGCTGGAGAAAGAGTGCACATGATACTAGCATTGTGCCTCGTGTAATGTCTGGAATAATCTTTGGACTTGTGCTGTTATGTCTCATCTTGAGTATAGGTAAGTGTTTCAGTACGATCTGATTCCTTACATTGTTAAAGATGAGTGACAGGCTAAGTATATAAGCACAGATTTATTAGGTTGATAAGTTTATTACCAATGGtttgttcatttacattttttaattctacaattaccaaaaataataatcaaatacatACAGAAGATGCAGACAGTTTTCTTTTAGGCCTAACtgtgtttggttttgtttggtatgtttgatttttagttgatatcttaAATCGTCCAAGTCAAGAGTCGTGAACATATTCTTTGTGTTTTACCCCAATATGAGTTATTAGAGTTGCAAAGTACTATTAATTCTAGACAAatgtagtttaataaaaaacatatgTTACTGAattgataaaacacaataataaatgaaaacaaaatagaaactACATCTGAAATATGTTTCTTGACTGTTACCACAGTCTGTTACTACTCAAACCAACTATAGGAACATCATGTAACATCATGTGACTAAGCCAAAACTGAGACATTTATCTGGACTAATCAGCAGACCACAGTTATCCCACACTGTGATAGACTGTATTTAGAATCTCgtaatccatccatccatccatccgtgtTTGCCTTTCTTCTCTCTCCTTTTTTGTTAGGTTTTAGTGACAAGTGGATCTTTACTTTCTTGTCTTTATTACAACTGTTCTGGCTGATATCCTCAATTGGACTTGCCTCTCTAGGTAACACTTAAATACTGATCCCTTCATAATTTATGAAACTGATATGCAAAAAGTAGTTTGTAAAAATGTCACttgcttatgttttttttttctgtgtggaagaaaatatattaaaaattaaaaattaattattaattttaatataaaaatgtaaaatatatgtaattataattCAGCCAGTTTAACCTTAGTGTAGAACttgaaaattacattaaatgttaaCATGAATGTACAGACTGAATTAAGTCATTATGTATTCCACAAAGAAAACCAGTCTAGACTctcatttcagtgtttttaacatttatgtttAAGAAGTTTTGAGCAAATCATATGATgtgttttaatgaaattattgaCTGTTGATTTGTTCGGAGGGGAAAATAATGGATTAATGAATTATTCTcttattttagaaatgtttattgTGGGAATTGTTCAGTCGCTGCTGCTTATCTGTATACCATTTTTACCTCTTCTGCAAgcaaaattcaaatgtaagtacgtGCTGAAATTAAttcttattattgtattttgtataGGTGTGGAAAGACTAAATCCCATAATGTTTCTGCATGTATACATTTGTGAGgatttaatgaatagaaatacaaactttataatatttacttaagTTGGTATTAAACAGAAGTTGCTGTCCATTTTATGACCAAACTGATGTATTTATGAGTGAAACTActgtgaaaaatataataatataaaaaaaataataataattgacttAATTTTATCCACTGGTTGTTGATTGTATTCTGAAAAGTGAGCTGTGTTTGCCAGAATGAAGGCATAGATTCTTTTGGCTTAACTGCTGCATGCCCAGCATGCCATGTTGTATCATAGACATCAAGTGAGTCATAAGAAGAGGTAGTTATGACATTTAGTTTTCTTTTAAGATTGCgaggtaagaaaaaaaatacacaaagaaATGCAAGAATAAATTGAGCACCAAAAACATGCCTTAAGAACATTAATTGgatcaattttaatttcatgtcgATATGAATTGATTCGTATCAGTTCTGAGATCAGTTTTAATATGTGACATGAAATTTAATGAATGCTGATAGCCATGTTTATATTCATAGTTCTCCACCATAGATGGGGAACATTATTgtcaataataacaataacactCCTGGATATCATCCTACTGATTTATGTTCTTCTAGCCATATTGGAAAGAGAGAAAGGTATGCTGCCTTTAtctttcatttttcatattgaaaCACATTGTTAAAAAAGCATAGAGTTGTAAAGAAGATTTGTAGTAGatttgttggtaacactttattttgatggttccttttgaacattctgttgacactaagtaatgttgcaactacttgtcaacaaactctcataagagtattagtagactgtctgcttcatatctgctaacCCTTTATTGTGTTGgcctcccaacagatattctactgactataagtaactttgcaagaacgtgtcaacttaatctaaccctaaccctaccagtcaactaatacactactaacactctaatgagagttagtagaaatgtaggtgcaacattacttatagtcaatagtgtgttaaagggaccatcaaaataaagtgaaaccgatTTGTTGTGGGAAAGCTCAGATTTGTCTTTTATGCAAggacaattattattatcattattttgtttattattatcttGACCTGGGACAATGAATAATGTGTATTTTCTAGATCCTTGTGATAAATGATAGCTCACAATAGCTAAATTAATGACAacacaaaatgttgtttttgtaagaCATGTTGAGCTGATCAAAATTGCTTAATTTTAATTGACAGAGTACTTGGAATGGACCTGTGTAATTGTATTTATAGAAGTTCTGAAGATAACGGTGGCCTTTAAAGAAAATGTGCAAGGTATTATCCATCACTGACTTATGTTTGCTACTGTATGTCTTTTATTACCCAATGCTGTAATCCATAAAAGAGCATACAAATATGGTGCTGAAGTAGAAATTATGTGGTATGTCTTACagatgcaaataaaaaataaagcaccaTGCTGTTATAAAATTACACTATGCTGtttgtaattaaaatgcataaatagtTATATTATTAGTTAactaatacatacatatactctTTAGACTTAGTGCTTGCTAAACTGCACAATCAAGGTCACATAAATAATCTAGCTGTCACATTTGTGTTCATTGAACTAGGACTAAACAACCAATTTACAAAAAGAAAGCTAACTTTACCCCACAAACGTAGTCTGCgtaatttgattttttaaacAGGGGCAGAACGTTCAGTAGTCCGGAGGCGAGGACAACAGACTGAGATGAGCCAACAAGGAGAAAATGCATGTAATTACTCACTGCTAAATCCTAATATATATAtcctaattaatttttttcacaatttagCGTAagctttattgtatttatgCCCTTTGGCATAGATCCAATTTGATAGTATTACATTGAAGAGAGATCTGCATAATTAATGCAACtatttgattgtttgtttgcttgttttgtcTGTCTGTGTTAAAGTGTCTCGCTGTAATGAAATCATGTACATGTTTGGAGCAGTTGGTCTTATTTTGCTGAGCTCTGTTACACTGACTGCAGAACTGATCCTGAAAGCACGTGAGTGGATATCTCTAATTTCTGCAATTAGCTGTATGTTtgtctgtatatgtgtgtgtagcaTTGCACCACTTTTGCACAAAGACCTTGCTGAAAATGAACAGAGCCCAGAAGGGTTACATTATACAAATACTAAGAATTGACTGTTTTGCTTTCAAATGTCCCATGCATCTTTCTATTCAATGTTATTCTTTCATTTCAATTCTTAGGAAATGGTGAGCGTGTCTTAAAGGATCTGAGAGTCATTGTCTTTCCTTCTGAATGTGCTTTTGCCTTGTATTGGCtggttttacaaatgcatgcttACTGTAAGTAtcctttaaaatcttttttttttttttttttttttttttattgtactttATTACACAATACAGTACAGAGGTGACAGTTTTggcagggagagagagagagagagagagagattaaaatCCTTGTCAAAGAATAGAGAGACTTAAATGACTGTCAAATGCCCCAGTAGTGAACATAATAAATAAGGACTTCAATAATGACTCAAACTCAGGAATGTTAGTATGAATCATGTGCATGcaggttttttttgtgtggaaaTTTTAGTCAAAAAGTGGCCAAAAGCTAGTGAAGCTGttcaaaatacatataattataatatattattagttTGTggataataatattttattagtattagcCTAATATGGTAGCCCTTATTTGCCAGTATCTATAATGCTAATCTAAAGTGTCCAGTAAGAGCCAGCATCATTTAAGTTTGGCCTTTTATGCAGTCATTCTAATTTAGCTGAACCAATTACAAACATTCTTAACAACTTAGTCTCTTTAATGTCTCCTGTCACACAGGGAAGATTGTTACAACTGGGTGAGTTCAGATTTTTATTCAACACAACTTAAGTACTGTATGTGTACACATTATGTAACTGTTTATATATCAATGTTAAAGCTGTAATTCTCTTTCTAATGCAGATTTACACACAATCAAAGAAACTCAACTCAAAGAAGGCATCTAAGGGTAATGtaataattacatatatgtCAGTTCAGATGATGGAGTTCAGATGTGTAGTTGCCAAACAACAATACCTTGTTTTGAACACAGAGCACAACAGAAAATCATGAAATGGAGAATCTGTCTGCACCTGATCCTGATGTTTCACAGAAACAGATATGAGAAACCAACTCATGTACATTTATCCTTTACTCTGACTGTTCTCTCTGCGAACGAGCAAAAGAGGAGTTCCTCTGAACTGAGAC is a window from the Onychostoma macrolepis isolate SWU-2019 chromosome 03, ASM1243209v1, whole genome shotgun sequence genome containing:
- the LOC131537377 gene encoding uncharacterized protein LOC131537377 isoform X2 → MLIAMFIFIVLHHRWGTLLSIITITLLDIILLIYVLLAILEREKEYLEWTCVIVFIEVLKITVAFKENVQGAERSVVRRRGQQTEMSQQGENALSRCNEIMYMFGAVGLILLSSVTLTAELILKARNGERVLKDLRVIVFPSECAFALYWLVLQMHAYWKIVTTGFTHNQRNSTQRRHLRSTTENHEMENLSAPDPDVSQKQI
- the LOC131537377 gene encoding uncharacterized protein LOC131537377 isoform X1, which produces MKLLTVDLFGGENNGLMNYSLILEMFIVGIVQSLLLICIPFLPLLQAKFKFLHHRWGTLLSIITITLLDIILLIYVLLAILEREKEYLEWTCVIVFIEVLKITVAFKENVQGAERSVVRRRGQQTEMSQQGENALSRCNEIMYMFGAVGLILLSSVTLTAELILKARNGERVLKDLRVIVFPSECAFALYWLVLQMHAYWKIVTTGFTHNQRNSTQRRHLRSTTENHEMENLSAPDPDVSQKQI